From the genome of Triticum aestivum cultivar Chinese Spring chromosome 3B, IWGSC CS RefSeq v2.1, whole genome shotgun sequence, one region includes:
- the LOC123070548 gene encoding uncharacterized protein, which yields MVREEDLDLVLVPLGLAVLAGYHLWLLHAILRHPTRTVVGLNALARKRWIAVMMANTEKNGVLAVQTLRNNIMASTVLATTAITLVSVISVFIGATAGRSPAAPSPSSSSSPLLVYGSKTGRVFAVKYLAISLCFMLAFVCNVQAIRLYAHASFLLGLPPGGDEDDGGAAEQFRAYVARTVNRGSHAWSLGLRAFYVSLALFMWTFGPIPMLACSVLMCALLYFLDTSADYAKGIQHMHGEGERGARKDGAV from the exons ATGGTTCGGGAGGAGGATCTTGATCTGGTGCTGGTGCCCCTGGGGCTGGCGGTGCTGGCCGGCTACCACCTGtggctcctccacgccatcctgCGCCACCCGACCCGCACCGTCGTCGGCCTCAACGCCCTCGCCCGGAAGCGCTGGATCGCCGTCATGATGGCC AACACGGAGAAGAACGGGGTGCTGGCCGTGCAGACGCTGCGGAACAACATCATGGCGTCCACGGTGCTGGCCACGACGGCCATCACGCTCGTCTCCGTCATCAGCGTCTTCATCGGCGCCACGGCGGGCCGCTCCCCGGCGGCGCCCTcgccctcctcgtcgtcgtcgccgctgcTGGTGTACGGGAGCAAGACGGGGCGGGTGTTCGCGGTCAAGTACCTGGCCATCTCGCTCTGCTTCATGCTCGCCTTCGTGTGCAACGTGCAGGCCATCCGGCTGTACGCGCACGCCAGCTTCCTGCTGGGCCTGCCGCCGgggggagacgaggacgacggcggcgcggcggagcaGTTCAGGGCGTACGTGGCGCGCACGGTGAACCGCGGCAGCCACGCCTGGTCGCTCGGCCTCCGCGCCTTCTACGTGTCCCTCGCGCTCTTCATGTGGACCTTCGGCCCCATCCCGATGCTCGCCTGCAGCGTCCTCATGTGCGCGCTgctctacttcctcgacacctccGCGGACTACGCCAAGGGGATACAGCACATGCACGGCGAAGGCGAAAGGGGCGCCCGCAAAGATGGCGCCGTGTGA